gtgcttggccacactttctttttaaaacatttaaaaatttttaacaatttctttcaatatttatagTTCTCTTTCATTGTCAATATTCAGTATAATTAACACactttcattaagcagtttgttTTTCCGTCCCTCCCACCTGGCAGTAGGCTATGATTAGGGACAAGAAAAGGAGAAGATAGATTAATTGAACTAGTGACTGCATAATTCAAGAAGGGAGTGCATAATTCAAGAACAGTGTCAAAAATCTCATCAGACTGAGTGTACCCAGAGCTCAAGTCTGAGAAAATTTTGGCTGAGTTGTATTTtacagaataagaaataaaaatggccaagtaatttttattttaagtggaATAATTTCAGTACTAATTTTCAGTCCATATGATGGCTTAAAAAATAGAGTTAAATTTGAAAACTTCCTGAACtaacaaaaaccagaaaagcaGATTGAGATTTTtgttgaaagattttttaaaatagcgtaatttgaaagtttaaaacaaaaaatatttttcttcacttatgaaaGCCTTTTACATAAGTTGCCATAAAAAAGTGTTAGTGACAAAAATGTAATATGTTTTTGTATGAAGTTATTATCCATAAGATAATATGTGTAACTCAAAAATGCTTTCAGTGTAAAAGGATAATAAATAGTATTTTAGATTTTAATCTTCTTTCTTACATATATTGTTGTTTTCACTCTTAGTTGCTTCTGGGGCCCCGAGAATTTCTAGCAGCAGTGATTCTTGAATTGAGTTAACAAGTTCTCTAACCTGCTTTGTGGGGGCACATGGATTTACAGTATGACTGGGTGTCTGTGGTCATGAAATTTACACATATATGGCCACatacttgttttctttgttgatcCAGAAAAGAATTAAAGCATTTTACAAGAATACTTAACTGTAACAGtacaacataaattaaaaataggggCAAAAAATTAAGGAACAAAGTGGGAAATAAATAACACTAAAAATGCCTGTCACAAGGGCCTACTCTGAGTTTTCATGCTGGGGTAATTGACCTTTGGGGACACTGAGCCAGCCTTCATATACACATGTGTGGGCACCTGTGCCTGCCCTTTTCTTAATTCAGTGGACTATTAAAATTTCCTCCTTTATGGGCATAtagagatatatttaaaatatagtttacattaaataatatatttaaatggatattttaaaatcaatgctATGGAAACTAATATTTTCTTATCAACCTACTCATAATATGGTACAAAATCTTTCCTTAATTAAAGTAGTGCACTTTACTTGAGTACAGTGAACTGAAAGTATTGCCGTTGGCAATATCTGCTCTAAGCAATAGGTATAGATAAGTACACTTGTCTTAATTGGAGTTCagttaagaaattaacatttaatatgtTAATCGACCGTTAAAAATACTCTCTAAAGCTTCTCTTCTCAAAACACTAAACACTTTAAATTGAATATTGATACATGGTAAGGACAATCAGAGAAGCTTTTAAGTATTAGTAGGGTGGTAGAACCAATGTAGCTTTGTTTTATAGATATTATCTTGATCTTACCCATATATTGACAAGTAATCTTCTGATTTCAATTTGATTTTCCATGTGGGGTCCCTTTCTGAATGACGTATTTCTCACAAAATGTATAAACTTAAATCTGGTTTCTAGACCTAGAGTAGAAATACCGAACTCTGGTGACCTTTCAcattcagcagtgttttgtaaaaCATTTAAGTAGTGGAAAAATAGCAGACATAGTGGGGTTATTGGAACATAATTTTTCATATCAGTAATAATTGTGGCAATTACCCCACTGGAAAAGCCATAGTGCCTTGTTTGTATAGACTAGAGCATGAGAGGAGAGAGATGATGACATTACCTATCCAACAGGGCTGGGTGCAGGTCAAAAGAAATGAATGATTCCTGGGGAAGTACTTTGTGAATGCTGAAGATTTATATGCATTTAAGGTGGTATTAATTATTTTTGGCACAGGAAAAGAGTCAATCAGAATATTTGAAGATCAGccaagaaaaagaacagcaagaaTCTTTGGCCCTAGAAGAGTTAGAGTTGCAGAAAAAAGCAATCCTcacagaaagtgaaaataaacttCGGGACCTTCAGCAAGAAGCAGAGACTTACAGAACTGTAAGTTTTAATGATACTCAGATTCTGGAGTTGTGAAACTATTTGCATATGAAAATTTGTTATCTCTCTAGTCAGTAAAAAGTTTCAAAGATTACTGGATTAGATTTATGTATACGTGCCCTTCATTTTTAGATAGTGTGAGCTATGCATGGGAGTGGATTTGGCTTTGAGCTCTGTTTATTACATGGTGCTCCTGGTTCTGCCTTTAGCTAGCTGTATTTCTGTCAGCCACTGAGTCTGCCGCTTTTCACTGACCCTGCAGCATCTCCATTGCATGCTCATCCTTGATGTCTAGGAAGTGGGCTCATTTTGTAGGCAGTACTTGTTCTGGCACCTTCCTGCTTGTCCAGGTTTATCTTATGCCATGTCCTGAACGTAATCCAGTCTCTGCTTATATCACAGTTTAATTACACTAGTGTGTTGTTTTGCATTTGGTTTCCCCAGTTTTTCCATACTAAACATAGTCCTGTAAtgaacatatttgtatatatgtctCAGAGTGTACATTTTAAAGACCCTGTCTGACCCTTTCCTTAGCAGTATTTGAAATGTACAACCTGTTTTGAAAACTGACGATGTTTAGACTTGTTAGCTTTTTTCCTCTGATTTAGATAGTAAAACAGCCATACTTCTTACTCATAGTTCTAAACCATCCTTAGTTTTTCCATTATGAACACTTACAAAAGGTTCCATGGTGGGTGAAATGGACACTTAGGAGGCCTAGATCTTCTACTTgttagctttttaatttaattgtactttaatTTCATCACCTGTCTCATGAAGAGATTAGATTCAGTAATTCCTTAGGACCCTAGGACCTTTCCAGCTCTGACATTTTGTGGGTCTGCCTTACTTAACTCCTTCAGAgtcaaaattacattttcatgAGATAATAATAATCTTTGTTAAAATTTGTGCAAGttccttctttttgaaaaaagaaagaaccttcTAAATGATAATTTTGAAGGTGGAAAAATcatatgttctttttcttctaaaattatgagaataataaaatagtatgtaGGCTGGAACTGTGAGTTGGGTTAAGCATATATAAGCatataatcttttcttttcttgtcttttttttgttgttttttttgtttgtttttcaagatagtcttgctttgttgcccaggctggagtgtagtggcacgatcttggctcactgcagcctccgcctcctgggttcaagggtccccaaccttagcctcccgagtagctgggactacagccgcatgctaccccgcctggctaatttttgtatttttttggtagagacggggctttaccatgttggccaggctgggtctcaaactcccggcttcaagtgatctactctccttggcctcccagactgctgggattacaggcgtgagccaccgtgcctggccataatcTTTTCTTTGTTATATGATTCCTTTAGTAATTGAGCACAGATTCTTTGTTCTTTCTAGTGTTTGGTATGATATGTTAAgctatttatgtaaattttgatCTTCAGGTAGGTGGTAGACATCATGTCTGTGTATCATTGCTAATAGGTAAGTACGtactttaataaaaatgcatCTGTTTTTAATTAACAGAGAATTCTTGAATTGGAAAGTTCTTTGGAAAAAAgcttacaagaaaacaaaaatcagtcaAAAGATTTGGCTGTTCATCTGGAAGCTGAGAAAAATAAGCACAATAAAGAGATTACAGTCATGGTTGAAAAACACAAGACAGAATTGGAAAGCCTTAAGCATCAGCAGGATGCCCTTTGGACTGAAAAACTCCAAGTCTTAAAGCAACAATATcagacagaaatggaaaaacttaGGGAAAGGtgtgaacaagaaaaagaaacattgttGAAAGACAAAGAGATTCTCTTCCAGGCCCAcatagaagaaatgaatgaaaagactTTAGAAAAGCTTGACGTGAAACAAACAGAACTAGAATCATTATCTTCTGAACTGTCAGAGGTATTAAAAGCCCGTCACAAGCTAGAAGAGGAACTTTCTGTTCTGAAAGATCAAACAGATAAAATGAAGCAGGAATTAGAGGCCAAGATGGATAAACAGAAAAATCATCACCAGCAGCAAGTTGACAGTATCATTAAAGAACACGAGGTATCTATCCAGAGGACTGAGAAGGCATTAAAAGATCAAATTAATCAACTTGAGCTTCTGTTGAAGGAAAAGGACAAGCATTTGAAAGAGCATCAGACTCATGTAGAAAATTTAGAGGCAGATATTAAAAGGTCTGAAGGGGAACTCCAGCAGGCATCTGCTAAGCTGGATGTTTTTCAGTCTTACCAGAGTGCCACACATGAGCAGACAAAAGCATATGAGGAACAGTTGGCCCAATTGCAGCAGAAGTTGTTGGATTTGGAAACAGAAAGAATTCTTCTTACCAAACAGGTAGCTGAAGttgaaacacaaaagaaagatgtttgtACTGAGTTAGATGCTCACAAAATCCAGGTGCAGGACTTAATGCAGCAACTTGAAAAACAGAATAGTGAAATGGAGCAAAAGGTAAAATCTTTAACCCAAGTCTATGAGTCCAAACTTGAAGATAGTAACAGAGAACAGGAACAGACAAAACAAATCTTGGTGGAAAAGGAAAATACgattttacaaatgagagaaggacagaagaaagaaattgagataCTCACACAGAAATTGTCAGCCAAGGAGGACAGTATTCATATTTTGAACGAGGAATatgaaaccaaatttaaaaaccaagaaaaaaagatggaaaaaattaagcagaaagcaaaggagatgCAAGAAacgttaaagaaaaaattactggATCAGGAAGCCAAACTTAAGAAAGAGCTTGAAAATACTGTTCTAGAACTtagtcagaaagaaaaacagtttaatgCCAAAATGCTGGAAATGGCACAGGCTAACTCAGCTGGAATCAGTGATGCAGTGTCAAGactggaaacaaaccaaaagGAACAAATAGAAAGTCTTATGGAGGTTCATCAACGAGAACTCAATGATGTCATATCAATCTGGGAAAAGAAACTTAATCAGCAAGCTGAAGAACTTCAGGAAATACATGAAATCCAATTacaggaaaaagaacaagaggTAGCAGAACTGAAACAGAAGATCCTCCTATTTGGGTGTGAAAAAGAAGAGATGAACAAGGAAATAACATGGCTGAAGGAAGAAGGTGTTAAGCAGGATACAACATTAAATGAATTACAGGAACAGTTAAAGCAGAAGTCTGCCCATGTGAATTCTCTTGCACAAGATGAAACTAAACTGAAAGCCCACCTTGAAAAGCTGGAGGTTGACTTGAATAATTCTCTGAAGGAAAATACTTTTCTTCAAGAGCAGCTAGTTGAACTGAAGATGCTGGCAGAAGAAGATAAGCGGAAAGTTTCTGAGTTGACTAGCAAGTTGAAAACCACAGATGAAGAATTCCAGAGTTTGAAATCTTCACATGAAAGCAGTAACAAAAGCCTAGAGGACAAGAGCttggaatttaaaaaactgtCTGAGGAACTAGCGATTCAGCTAGATATTTGCTGTAAGAAAACCGAAGCCTTATTAGAAGCTAAAACAAATGAGCTAATCAACATTAGTAGTAGTAAAACTAATGCCATTCTCTCTAGGATTTCTCATTGTCAGCACCATACAACTAAAGTTAAGGAGGCACTGTTAATTAAAACTTGCACAGTTTCTGAATTAGAAGCACAGCTTAGACAGTTGACAGAGGAACAGAATGCACTAAATACTTCTTTTCAACAGGCTACTCATcagttagaagaaaaagaaaatcaaattaagaGCATGAAGGCTGATATTGAAAGTCTTGTAACAGAAAAGGAAGCCTTACAGAAGGAAGGAGGCAATCAGCAACAGGCTGCTTCTGAAAAGGAGTCTTGTATAACACAGTTGAAGAAAGAGTTGTCTGAAAACATCAATGCTGTCACATTGATGAAAGaagagcttaaagaaaaaaaaattgagattagCAGTCTTAGTAAACAACTAACTGATTTGAATGTTCAGCTTCAAAATAGTATCAGCCTATCCGAAAAAGAAGCAGCCATTTCATCACTAAGAAAGCAATATgatgaagaaaaacatgaattGCTGGATCAGGTGCAAGATTTATCTTTAAAAGTTGATACTCTGAGTAAAGAGAAAATTTCTGCTCTTGAGCAGGTAGATCACTGGTCCAATAAATTCTCAGAATGGAAGAAGAAAGCGCAGTCAAGATTTACACAGCATCAAAACACTATTAAAGATTTGCAGATTCAGCTTGAGTTAAAATCAAAGGAAGCTCATGAAAAGGATGAGAAGATAAATTTATTGAAGGAAGACCttgatcaacaaaataaaagatttgatTGTTTAAGGGGTGAAATGGAAGACAAGAAGAGCAAGATGGAGAAAAAGGAGTGTAATTTAGAAACAGAGTTAAAGACTCAAACAGCAAGAATTATGGAATTAGAGGACCATATTACCCAGAAAACGATTGAAATAGAGTCCTTAAATGAAGTTCTTAAAAATTGCAATCAACAAAAGGATATTGAACACAAAGAATTGGTTCAGAAACTTCAACATTTTCAAGAGTTAGGAGAGGAAAAGGACAACAGGGTTaaagaagctgaagaaaaaatCTTAACCCTTGAAAACCAAGTTTATTCCATGAAAGCTGAACTTGAAactaagaagaaagaattagaacATGTGAATTTAAGTGTGAAAAGCAAAGAGGAGGAGTTAAAGGCATTGGAAGATAGGCTTGAGTCAGAAAGTGCTGCAAAATTAGCAGAGTTGaagaaaaaagctgaacaaaaaATTGCTGCCATTAAGAAGCAGTTGTTATCTCagatggaagagaaagaagagcagtATAAAAAAGGTACAGAAAGCCATTTGAGTGAGTTAAATACAAAAttgcaggaaagagaaagggaagttcACATCTTGGAAGAAAAACTTAAGTCAGTGGAAAGTTCACAATCAGAAACATTAATTGTACCCAGATCAGCAAAAAATGTGGCAGCATGTACTGAACAAGAAGAAGCAGATTCCCAAGGCTGTATGCAGAagacacatgaagaaaaaatcagtgttttacaaagaaatttaactgaaaaagaaaagctattgcCGAGGGTAGGGCAGGAAAAAGAAGAGACCATTTCTTCTCATTCTGAAATGCAGTGCAAATACCAGGAGCTCTTAAAGCTAGAACATGCTGAGGCAAAGCAACATGAAGATCAAGTTATGATAGGTCATCTTCAAGaagaacttgaagaaaaaaacaagaaatattccTTGATAGTATCCCAGCATGTGGAAGAAGAAGGTAAAAATAACATACAGGCAAAGCAAAACTTGGAAAATGTGTTTGACGATGTCCAGAAAATCCTCCAGGAGAAGGAACTAACCTGTCAAATCTTGGAGCAAAAGATAAAAGAGCTGGATTCCTGCTTAGTAAGACAGAAAGAAGTACATAGAGTTGAAATGGAAGCGTTGacctcaaaatatgaaaaattacagGCTTTACAACAGATGGATGGAAAAAATAAACCCACAgaatttttggaagaaaacacTGACGAAAAGTCCAAATCACATTTGGTCCAACCCAAATTGCTTAGTAACATGGAAGCCCAGCACAATGACCTGGAGTTTAAATTAGCAGGGGCAGAACGGGAGAAACAGAAACTGGGCAAGGAGGTTGTTAGACTGCAGAAAGACCTTCGAATGTTGAGAAAGGAACATCAGCAAGAATTGGAAATACTAAAGAAAGAATATGaacaagaaagggaagagaaaatcaaGTAAGTTTTATATCAGCTTGAATATTTTTATGGCAATCCTTAATGAAGTCtccttctttgtgtgtgtgtgcctaatacagttattttaaattatttgggtAAGTTTCACCAGCCCAAAGTATTAAACATAAATCCAGTATGTTAAATATGAGGAGAAGTAAAAACAATTTAGGGCAAGTGACAGTGTTATTCCATGTCCATTTAGGGGAGAAAAACCTTTTCTTGTGTACAAGATTCTGGTTATTAGGGACATATccaagtaattattttcttttcgtTTCATTGTTTTTAGTCTTAGCAGTATTATTATATAACATAgatgtgttttgaaaaaaaattaaaatggaaaacaaaaaattctgtGGTCCCTAGGACCACTCCCTTAGAGGTAATCATAGTTGATGTGTCCTTCCAGAAGTGTTTTCTGTACCtggacacacaacacacacacacactcactctctctctctcaaaaatgttttcatacaGTGAACTCAATGCACTGTTTTGAAGACCAGGTAGTTCCTTGCAGCTTGTTCTTTGTGTGGCCACAGTTAACTGTAAAGTTTTGTTCCTCAGACAGGAGCAGGAAGATCTTGAACTGAAGCACAATTCCACATTAAAACAGCTGATGAGGGAGTTTAATACGCAGCTGGCACAAAAGGAGCAAGAGCTGGAAATGACcataaaagaaactatcagtaaGTAAAAGTTTAAGTTCCAGAAGGAACAATTATATCAGCAGAGGCTATAATTTAAGCTTATTGTTTTTGCACTTTGTGGTAAGTGCATTAAGTCATTAAACTGGAGGagaagaaatctttgcccaataACGTTCTCTATTGGGAACCTGCCCTGCCTGGCAATGACTTACCTTAAGGAGAGGGGGAGCAGGTAAAACAATCGGAAAATATTAGCTAAATAATTACCTTGTAAAGACACTTTTGCTCAGGGAAAGGAAACGTTTGATCACTGTTGAGTTAGATGTCTCATTAAACATCTTACAATGcttatataaaactaaatatcaaaattaattgGAATGAGAATTGTTACTGAAACTGAGATGTAAATATTAACTCTTGACTAATGTGTTTTCTTGCCtgtgtccatttttatttattagataaggcccaggaggtggaggctgaactTTTAGAAAGCCATCAAGAAGAGACAAAtcagttacttaaaaaaattgcCGAGAAAGATGATGATCTAAAACGAACAGCCAAAAGATATGAAGAAATCCTTGATGTTTGTAccttatttcttctctctcacttttgAAATTTAGCTGTAATAGATTTCGTGGTAGTGCCGAAGATTTccttttcaaatgtgtttttttgaacgaaaagtggtttttttttttttgactcagtATTATTCAAATTAGTACTGTTATATGCAGATTTATAAAGTTGAGTTGATTTCTGCCAGGATTGTAGTTTCCTGATGAGATTCTGCTAACCTGGCAGCACAGTCCCCTTGTTGCTAGTATTGAAGCAACAGTAGATACTA
Above is a window of Macaca thibetana thibetana isolate TM-01 chromosome 2, ASM2454274v1, whole genome shotgun sequence DNA encoding:
- the GOLGA4 gene encoding golgin subfamily A member 4 isoform X5, whose amino-acid sequence is MFKKLKQKISEEQQQLQQALAPGQASSNSSTPTRTRSRTSSFTEQLDEGTPNRENASTHASKSPDSVNGSEPSIPQSGDTQSFAQKLQLRVPSVESLFRSPIKESLFRSSSKESLVRTSSRESLNRLDLDSSTANFDPPSDMDSEAEDLVGNSDSLNKEQLIQRLRRMERSLSSYRGKYSELVTAYQMLQREKKKLQGILSQSQDKSLRRIAELREELQMDQQAKKHLQEEFDASLEEKDQYISVLQTQVSLLKQRLRNGPMNVDVLKPLPQLEPQAEFLTKEENPESDVEPVVEDGTSAKTLETLQQRVKRQENLLKRCKETIQSHKEQCTLLTSEKEALQEQLDERLQELEKIKDLHMAEKTKLITQLRDAKNLIEQLEQDKGMVIAETKRQMHETLEMKEEEIAQLRSRIKQMTTQGEELREQKEKSERAAFEELEKALSTAQKTEEARRKLKAEMDEQIKTIEKTSEEERISLQQELSRVKQEVVDVMKKSSEEQIAKLQKLHEKELARKEQELTKKLQTREREFQEQMKVALEKSQSEYLKISQEKEQQESLALEELELQKKAILTESENKLRDLQQEAETYRTRILELESSLEKSLQENKNQSKDLAVHLEAEKNKHNKEITVMVEKHKTELESLKHQQDALWTEKLQVLKQQYQTEMEKLRERCEQEKETLLKDKEILFQAHIEEMNEKTLEKLDVKQTELESLSSELSEVLKARHKLEEELSVLKDQTDKMKQELEAKMDKQKNHHQQQVDSIIKEHEVSIQRTEKALKDQINQLELLLKEKDKHLKEHQTHVENLEADIKRSEGELQQASAKLDVFQSYQSATHEQTKAYEEQLAQLQQKLLDLETERILLTKQVAEVETQKKDVCTELDAHKIQVQDLMQQLEKQNSEMEQKVKSLTQVYESKLEDSNREQEQTKQILVEKENTILQMREGQKKEIEILTQKLSAKEDSIHILNEEYETKFKNQEKKMEKIKQKAKEMQETLKKKLLDQEAKLKKELENTVLELSQKEKQFNAKMLEMAQANSAGISDAVSRLETNQKEQIESLMEVHQRELNDVISIWEKKLNQQAEELQEIHEIQLQEKEQEVAELKQKILLFGCEKEEMNKEITWLKEEGVKQDTTLNELQEQLKQKSAHVNSLAQDETKLKAHLEKLEVDLNNSLKENTFLQEQLVELKMLAEEDKRKVSELTSKLKTTDEEFQSLKSSHESSNKSLEDKSLEFKKLSEELAIQLDICCKKTEALLEAKTNELINISSSKTNAILSRISHCQHHTTKVKEALLIKTCTVSELEAQLRQLTEEQNALNTSFQQATHQLEEKENQIKSMKADIESLVTEKEALQKEGGNQQQAASEKESCITQLKKELSENINAVTLMKEELKEKKIEISSLSKQLTDLNVQLQNSISLSEKEAAISSLRKQYDEEKHELLDQVQDLSLKVDTLSKEKISALEQVDHWSNKFSEWKKKAQSRFTQHQNTIKDLQIQLELKSKEAHEKDEKINLLKEDLDQQNKRFDCLRGEMEDKKSKMEKKECNLETELKTQTARIMELEDHITQKTIEIESLNEVLKNCNQQKDIEHKELVQKLQHFQELGEEKDNRVKEAEEKILTLENQVYSMKAELETKKKELEHVNLSVKSKEEELKALEDRLESESAAKLAELKKKAEQKIAAIKKQLLSQMEEKEEQYKKGTESHLSELNTKLQEREREVHILEEKLKSVESSQSETLIVPRSAKNVAACTEQEEADSQGCMQKTHEEKISVLQRNLTEKEKLLPRVGQEKEETISSHSEMQCKYQELLKLEHAEAKQHEDQVMIGHLQEELEEKNKKYSLIVSQHVEEEGKNNIQAKQNLENVFDDVQKILQEKELTCQILEQKIKELDSCLVRQKEVHRVEMEALTSKYEKLQALQQMDGKNKPTEFLEENTDEKSKSHLVQPKLLSNMEAQHNDLEFKLAGAEREKQKLGKEVVRLQKDLRMLRKEHQQELEILKKEYEQEREEKIKQEQEDLELKHNSTLKQLMREFNTQLAQKEQELEMTIKETINKAQEVEAELLESHQEETNQLLKKIAEKDDDLKRTAKRYEEILDAREEEMTTKVMDLQTQLEELQKKYQQKLEQEENPGNDNVTITELQTQLAQKTTLISDSKLKEQEFREQIHNLEDRLKKYEKNVYATTVGTPYKGGNLYHTDVSLFGEPTEFEYLRKVLFEYMMGRETKTMAKVITTVLKFPDDQTQKILEREDARLMFTSPRSGIF
- the GOLGA4 gene encoding golgin subfamily A member 4 isoform X4, whose product is MFKKLKQKISEEQQQLQQALAPGQASSNSSTPTRTRSRTSSFTEQLDEGTPNRELLAGMIAEPAFLSEYTIFALDSSKHPKTQSDSVNASTHASKSPDSVNGSEPSIPQKLQLRVPSVESLFRSPIKESLFRSSSKESLVRTSSRESLNRLDLDSSTANFDPPSDMDSEAEDLVGNSDSLNKEQLIQRLRRMERSLSSYRGKYSELVTAYQMLQREKKKLQGILSQSQDKSLRRIAELREELQMDQQAKKHLQEEFDASLEEKDQYISVLQTQVSLLKQRLRNGPMNVDVLKPLPQLEPQAEFLTKEENPESDVEPVVEDGTSAKTLETLQQRVKRQENLLKRCKETIQSHKEQCTLLTSEKEALQEQLDERLQELEKIKDLHMAEKTKLITQLRDAKNLIEQLEQDKGMVIAETKRQMHETLEMKEEEIAQLRSRIKQMTTQGEELREQKEKSERAAFEELEKALSTAQKTEEARRKLKAEMDEQIKTIEKTSEEERISLQQELSRVKQEVVDVMKKSSEEQIAKLQKLHEKELARKEQELTKKLQTREREFQEQMKVALEKSQSEYLKISQEKEQQESLALEELELQKKAILTESENKLRDLQQEAETYRTRILELESSLEKSLQENKNQSKDLAVHLEAEKNKHNKEITVMVEKHKTELESLKHQQDALWTEKLQVLKQQYQTEMEKLRERCEQEKETLLKDKEILFQAHIEEMNEKTLEKLDVKQTELESLSSELSEVLKARHKLEEELSVLKDQTDKMKQELEAKMDKQKNHHQQQVDSIIKEHEVSIQRTEKALKDQINQLELLLKEKDKHLKEHQTHVENLEADIKRSEGELQQASAKLDVFQSYQSATHEQTKAYEEQLAQLQQKLLDLETERILLTKQVAEVETQKKDVCTELDAHKIQVQDLMQQLEKQNSEMEQKVKSLTQVYESKLEDSNREQEQTKQILVEKENTILQMREGQKKEIEILTQKLSAKEDSIHILNEEYETKFKNQEKKMEKIKQKAKEMQETLKKKLLDQEAKLKKELENTVLELSQKEKQFNAKMLEMAQANSAGISDAVSRLETNQKEQIESLMEVHQRELNDVISIWEKKLNQQAEELQEIHEIQLQEKEQEVAELKQKILLFGCEKEEMNKEITWLKEEGVKQDTTLNELQEQLKQKSAHVNSLAQDETKLKAHLEKLEVDLNNSLKENTFLQEQLVELKMLAEEDKRKVSELTSKLKTTDEEFQSLKSSHESSNKSLEDKSLEFKKLSEELAIQLDICCKKTEALLEAKTNELINISSSKTNAILSRISHCQHHTTKVKEALLIKTCTVSELEAQLRQLTEEQNALNTSFQQATHQLEEKENQIKSMKADIESLVTEKEALQKEGGNQQQAASEKESCITQLKKELSENINAVTLMKEELKEKKIEISSLSKQLTDLNVQLQNSISLSEKEAAISSLRKQYDEEKHELLDQVQDLSLKVDTLSKEKISALEQVDHWSNKFSEWKKKAQSRFTQHQNTIKDLQIQLELKSKEAHEKDEKINLLKEDLDQQNKRFDCLRGEMEDKKSKMEKKECNLETELKTQTARIMELEDHITQKTIEIESLNEVLKNCNQQKDIEHKELVQKLQHFQELGEEKDNRVKEAEEKILTLENQVYSMKAELETKKKELEHVNLSVKSKEEELKALEDRLESESAAKLAELKKKAEQKIAAIKKQLLSQMEEKEEQYKKGTESHLSELNTKLQEREREVHILEEKLKSVESSQSETLIVPRSAKNVAACTEQEEADSQGCMQKTHEEKISVLQRNLTEKEKLLPRVGQEKEETISSHSEMQCKYQELLKLEHAEAKQHEDQVMIGHLQEELEEKNKKYSLIVSQHVEEEGKNNIQAKQNLENVFDDVQKILQEKELTCQILEQKIKELDSCLVRQKEVHRVEMEALTSKYEKLQALQQMDGKNKPTEFLEENTDEKSKSHLVQPKLLSNMEAQHNDLEFKLAGAEREKQKLGKEVVRLQKDLRMLRKEHQQELEILKKEYEQEREEKIKQEQEDLELKHNSTLKQLMREFNTQLAQKEQELEMTIKETINKAQEVEAELLESHQEETNQLLKKIAEKDDDLKRTAKRYEEILDAREEEMTTKVMDLQTQLEELQKKYQQKLEQEENPGNDNVTITELQTQLAQKTTLISDSKLKEQEFREQIHNLEDRLKKYEKNVYATTVGTPYKGGNLYHTDVSLFGEPTEFEYLRKVLFEYMMGRETKTMAKVITTVLKFPDDQTQKILEREDARLMFTSPRSGIF